In a single window of the Lacerta agilis isolate rLacAgi1 chromosome 15, rLacAgi1.pri, whole genome shotgun sequence genome:
- the PHLDB1 gene encoding pleckstrin homology-like domain family B member 1 isoform X9 has product METCNRNVASPAGRVQARLQNSLLDLTETGKGLKVQTEKPHLVSLGSGRLSTAITLLPLEEGKTVLGSAAGDIVLQGAGVAPKHCFIENMHGTLTLHPCGNPCAIDGLAVTRPTRLSQGCMICLGQSTFLRFNHPAEAKWMKSMIPSVGRSPAPQHGLTAEAQSLLNGNQDTAKASRHSHSALVSSIERDLQDIMDSLVLEEEGSTPRQLPSSRGNAPSPDSSVVNGRGGRYLLSPPQSPGAMSVGSSYENTSPPFSPLSSPASSSSCASHSPGTQDQGPALPPVVPVRSSSFNHTMLTPHGGASLDLPSTTGGPNPTRGPGSPRMARRATQESPRSPTPSRRARPSGENPRPGPRSSPPPALPAGLSESLPGSPRVQPPTSPRLAPKFQSPSTLRTKATALQERPPSPFREVRDTPAGTSRQGLGKGFPPAEPAGFVPLSQSSRALQPPESPRLSRRPLESMRELPPLSPALSRRAVSPAPHGGPPVQAKAGEAPCGWRREPPEDLVSASFSCLRGRSPSPTLLARDPGQRKPSYATGLSPAYSLGSLTSASPRQSPRLHRKLSGGLELTPGPLRERKHSISELSGDEGELREYHRWQRQERLREQEMERLERQRLETILSLCAEYTHSDGDPGQEHSTFPSATAEGAGQPGRRPSKGSISLGRAKEQLVGTLGLRERESLERSDEDHLKEESSSTESAGQEHEEPPSTKASQEAALLEEERTRVLATVDQLKSRAKELEQQLQETAREAEMERALLQGEREAELIQLQQEQKAVQQLQERMSGLDAAIHRDKERAKVDAERKELERLRALYSELKHQLDNCPESMREQLQDQMQREAEALETETKLFEDLEFQHLEKESRLEEEREMLSQQLLHSKAESHRSVARRKERLAALESQANQIRLQAAQEADRLGKEKATTLQMLQKEKETLLTLERRYRVLTGGSGFPKASAALREREPWWAESTVRLPLSAQELPAGFEAEADPPAACLSSSSSPPPPPLPAKAHSSPDPRQVYRSKMDGGSSSLAWPKGGSSSSQLNVATLGRSPSPKSSLSPQNGTGSLPRNLASTLQDIESKRQLALQQKGQQVIEEQRRRLADLKQKAAAEAQSQWEALHGQPLPPSPYSPLIHHSILHHHPPGGLGLRANDDGERAYDTLSLESSDSLDTNLSTSGNSACSPDNVSSASGADAGKIEEMEKMLKEAHAEKSRMMESREQEMELRRQALEDERRRREQLERRLQDETARRQKLIEKEVKMREKQFAQARPLTRYLPIRKEDFDLRSHIESSGHSVDTCSHVILSEKMCKGYLVKMGGKIKSWKKRWFVFDRLRRTLSYYADKHETKLKGLIYFQAIEEVYYDHLRSAAKKGFFSLSLASHLADFLPAPFSGESPNPALTFCVKTHDRLYYMVAPSAEAMRIWMDVIVTGAEGYTQFLN; this is encoded by the exons ATGGAGACCTGTAACCGCAATGTGGCCAGCCCAGCTGGTCGAGTGCAGGCACGTCTTCAG AACAGTCTTCTAGACCTGACTGAGACAGGCAAAGGCCTGAAAGTGCAGACTGAAAAGCCACATCTGGTGAGCCTGGGCAGTGGGCGCCTCAGCACTGCCATCACTCTCCTGCCTCTGGAAGAAG GCAAAACTGTGCTGGGCTCAGCCGCCGGGGACATTGTGCTGCAGGGGGCCGGCGTGGCACCCAAGCACTGCTTCATTGAGAACATGCACGGGACTCTCACTCTGCACCCCTGTGGCAACCCGTGCGCCATAGATGGCTTGGCAGTCACACGCCCCACACGCCTTTCTCAAG GGTGTATGATCTGCCTGGGCCAGTCGACCTTCCTTCGGTTCAACCACCCGGCTGAGGCAAAGTGGATGAAAAGCATGATTCCCAGCGTGGGGCGAAGCCCTGCTCCCCAGCATGGGCTCACAGCAG AGGCCCAGAGCCTTCTGAACGGCAACCAAGATACGGCAAAGGCTTCCCGGCACAGCCACAGCGCCCTGGTCAGCTCCATCGAGCGGGACTTGCAGGACATCATGGATTCCCTTGTGTTGGAGGAGGAAGGCAGCACCCCTAGGCAGCTTCCCAGCAGCCGCGGCAACGCTCCGTCGCCAGACTCCTCCGTCGTGAATGGCAGGGGCGGGCGCTACCTGCTGTCCCCTCCCCAGAGCCCTGGCGCCATGTCTGTGGGATCCAGCTACGAAAACACCTCCCCgcccttctctcccctctcctctcccgcaagcagcagcagctgcgccAGCCACTCGCCTGGCACCCAGGACcagggccctgccctgcctccgGTGGTGCCCGTTCGCTCCTCTAGTTTCAACCACACCATGCTGACTCCTCACGGCGGGGCCAGCCTGGACCTGCCGAGCACCACCGGAGGCCCGAACCCAACACGGGGGCCGGGGAGCCCGCGGATGGCTCGGAGGGCCACACAGGAGAGTCCCCGGAGCCCCACGCCCAGCCGCAGGGCCCGGCCCTCGGGGGAGAACCCCCGCCCGGGCCCACGCAGCTCCCCTCCACCGGCATTGCCTGCCGGCCTGAGCGAGAGCCTGCCGGGCAGCCCTCGGGTGCAGCCACCCACTAGCCCACGCCTGGCCCCCAAATTCCAGTCGCCCTCCACCCTACGGACCAAGGCCACGGCTCTGCAGGAGAGGCCTCCCAGCCCTTTCCGGGAAGTGCGGGACACGCCTGCTGGCACCTCCCGCCAAGGGCTGGGGAAAGGCTTCCCGCCAGCTGAGCCTGCAGGGTTTGTACCCCTCAGCCAGTCGAGCCGGGCGCTGCAGCCCCCCGAGAGCCCCCGACTCAGCCGGCGGCCTCTGGAGAGCATGCGGGAACTGCCTCCTCTCAGCCCCGCCTTGTCCCGCCGGGCAGTGTCGCCAGCCCCTCACGGCGGCCCCCCAGTGCAGGCCAAGGCCGGCGAGGCCCCCTGTGGCTGGCGGAGGGAGCCTCCCGAGGACCTTGTGTCGGCCTCTTTCTCCTGTCTGCGGGGGCGCAGCCCCTCACCCACCCTGCTCGCCAGGGATCCTGGCCAACGCAAGCCCAGCTACGCAACTGGCCTGAGCCCCGCCTACAGCCTGGGCTCCCTGACCTCGGCCTCCCCACGCCAGAGCCCCCGCCTGCACCGGAAGTTGTCTGGGGGGCTGGAGCTGACGCCGGGGCCCCTGCGGGAGCGCAAGCACAGCATCTCGGAGCTCAGCGGCGACGAGGGGGAGCTGAGGGAATACCATCGCTGGCAGCGGCAGGAGCGGCTCCGGGAACAGGAGATGGAGCGGCTG GAGCGGCAGCGGCTGGAGACCATCCTGAGCCTGTGTGCCGAATACACTCATAGCGATGGCGATCCGGGCCAGGAGCACAGCACCTTCCCCAGCGCTACTGCCGAGGGCGCTGGCCAGCCGGGAAGGAGGCCCTCCAAGGGCTCCATCAGTCTTGGACGAGCGAAGGAGCAGCTGGTGGGAACCCTGGGCCTGCGGGAGAGGGAGAGCTTGGAGCGCTCGGATGAGGACCACCTGAAGgaggaaagcagcagcactgaGAGTGCTGGCCAGGAG CACGAAGagccgcccagcaccaaagccagCCAGGAGGCGGCTCTGTTGGAGGAGGAGCGCACCAGGGTCCTGGCCACCGTCGATCAGCTGAAGAGCCGAGCTAaggagctggagcagcagctgcaggaaaCAGCCCGGGAG GCGGAGATGGAGCGGGCCCTCCTGCAAGGCGAGCGGGAGGCCGAGCTGATCCAGCTGCAGCAGGAGCAGAAGGCAGTGCAGCAGTTGCAGGAGCGTATGTCTGGTCTGGACGCCGCCATCCACCGGGACAAG GAGAGGGCAAAGGTTGATGCTGAAAGGAAGGAACTTGAGCGACTGCGGGCACTGTACTCTGAGCTCAAGCACCAGCTTGATAACTGCCCTGAGTCAATGAGGGAGCAGTTGCAGGACCAGATGCAAAGG GAAGCGGAGGCCCTGGAGACGGAGACGAAGCTGTTTGAGGACCTGGAGTTCCAGCACCTGGAGAAGGAGAGCCGCCTGGAGGAGGAACGCGAGATGCTCAGCCAGCAGCTCCTGCACAGCAAAGCCGAGAGCCACCGCAGCGTGGCACGGAGGAAG GAACGCCTGGCAGCGCTGGAGAGTCAAGCCAACCAGATCAGGCTGCAGGCTGCTCAGGAGGCTGACCGGCTGGGCAAGGAGAAAGCCACCACCTTGCAGATGCTACAGAAG GAGAAGGAGACCCTCCTTACGCTAGAGAGACGGTACCGGGTGCTGACTGGTGGCTCCGGCTTCCCCAAGGCCTCTGCAGCTCTGCGAGAG AGAGAGCCGTGGTGGGCAGAGAGCACAGTGCGGCTGCCACTTTCCGCCCAGGAGCTCCCAGCTGGCTTTGAGGCTGAAGCAGACCCCCCTGCTgcttgtctctcctcctcctcctcccctcctcctcctcctctgcctgctaaAGCTCACTCGTCTCCAGACCCGCGACAG GTCTATCGCTCCAAGATGGATGGTGGCTCCAGCAGCTTGGCTTGGCCCAAAGGAGGCAGCTCCTCCTCGCAGCTCAACGTGGCCACTCTGGGACGCAGCCCTTCACCCAAG AGCTCCCTGTCCCCACAAAACGGCACCGGCAGCCTCCCTCGGAATCTGGCCAGCACCCTGCAGGATATCGAGAGCAAGCGCCAACTGGCCCTTCAGCAAAAGG GCCAACAGGTGATTGAGGAGCAGCGGAGGCGCTTGGCCGACCTGAAGCAGAAAGCGGCGGCTGAGGCTCAGTCCCAGTGGGAGGCCCTGCATGGGCAGCCCCTTCCCCCTTCTCCGTACTCCCCCCTCATCCACCACTCCATCCTCCATCACCACCCACCGGGGGGCCTGGGCCTGCGCGCCAACGACGACGGGGAGCGTGCCTACGACACCCTCAGCCTGGAGAGCTCCGACAGCCTCGACACCAACCTGTCCACGAGCGGCAATTCCGCCTGCTCCCCGGACAACGTCTCCAG CGCCAGCGGGGCAGATGCAGGGAAGATCGAGGAGATGGAGAAGATGCTGAAGGAGGCCCACGCGGAGAAGTCGCGCATGATGGAATCGCGG GAGCAAGAGATGGAGCTGCGGCGCCAGGCCCTGGAGGACGAGCGGCGGAGGCGGGAGCAGCTGGAGCGGCGTCTTCAGGATGAGACGGCACGGCGGCAGAAGCTCATCGAGAAGGAGGTCAAGATGCGAGAAAAGCAGTTTGCCCAG GCCCGCCCTCTGACGCGCTACCTGCCTATCCGCAAAGAGGACTTCGACCTGCGTTCGCACATTGAATCATCTGGCCACAGCGTGGACACCTGCAGCCACGTTATCCTCTCCGAGAAGATGTGCAAAGGCTACCTGGTCAAGATGGGGGGTAAAATCAAGTCCTGGAAGAAGCGATGGTTCGTTTTTGACCGCCTGCGGCGCACTCTCTCCTACTATGCAG ACAAGCATGAGACGAAGCTCAAGGGCCTCATCTACTTCCAGGCCATTGAGGAGGTTTATTACGATCACCTGCGCAGCGCAGCCAAG aAGGGATTCTTCTCTCTCAGCCTGGCCAGT CACCTAGCCGactttctccctgcccccttcaGTGGAGAG AGCCCCAACCCCGCCCTCACCTTCTGCGTCAAGACCCACGACCGCCTCTACTACATGGTGGCCCCATCGGCCGAGGCCATGCGCATTTGGATGGATGTCATCGTGACAGGAGCCGAGGGCTACACGCAGTTCCTGAACTGA
- the PHLDB1 gene encoding pleckstrin homology-like domain family B member 1 isoform X8 produces the protein METCNRNVASPAGRVQARLQNSLLDLTETGKGLKVQTEKPHLVSLGSGRLSTAITLLPLEEGKTVLGSAAGDIVLQGAGVAPKHCFIENMHGTLTLHPCGNPCAIDGLAVTRPTRLSQGCMICLGQSTFLRFNHPAEAKWMKSMIPSVGRSPAPQHGLTAEAQSLLNGNQDTAKASRHSHSALVSSIERDLQDIMDSLVLEEEGSTPRQLPSSRGNAPSPDSSVVNGRGGRYLLSPPQSPGAMSVGSSYENTSPPFSPLSSPASSSSCASHSPGTQDQGPALPPVVPVRSSSFNHTMLTPHGGASLDLPSTTGGPNPTRGPGSPRMARRATQESPRSPTPSRRARPSGENPRPGPRSSPPPALPAGLSESLPGSPRVQPPTSPRLAPKFQSPSTLRTKATALQERPPSPFREVRDTPAGTSRQGLGKGFPPAEPAGFVPLSQSSRALQPPESPRLSRRPLESMRELPPLSPALSRRAVSPAPHGGPPVQAKAGEAPCGWRREPPEDLVSASFSCLRGRSPSPTLLARDPGQRKPSYATGLSPAYSLGSLTSASPRQSPRLHRKLSGGLELTPGPLRERKHSISELSGDEGELREYHRWQRQERLREQEMERLERQRLETILSLCAEYTHSDGDPGQEHSTFPSATAEGAGQPGRRPSKGSISLGRAKEQLVGTLGLRERESLERSDEDHLKEESSSTESAGQEHEEPPSTKASQEAALLEEERTRVLATVDQLKSRAKELEQQLQETAREAEMERALLQGEREAELIQLQQEQKAVQQLQERMSGLDAAIHRDKERAKVDAERKELERLRALYSELKHQLDNCPESMREQLQDQMQREAEALETETKLFEDLEFQHLEKESRLEEEREMLSQQLLHSKAESHRSVARRKERLAALESQANQIRLQAAQEADRLGKEKATTLQMLQKEKETLLTLERRYRVLTGGSGFPKASAALREYVTTDQLAVILGSVRSAVGLAHSPSPPAPDSAASALPAALLCSSSCPQREPWWAESTVRLPLSAQELPAGFEAEADPPAACLSSSSSPPPPPLPAKAHSSPDPRQVYRSKMDGGSSSLAWPKGGSSSSQLNVATLGRSPSPKSSLSPQNGTGSLPRNLASTLQDIESKRQLALQQKGQQVIEEQRRRLADLKQKAAAEAQSQWEALHGQPLPPSPYSPLIHHSILHHHPPGGLGLRANDDGERAYDTLSLESSDSLDTNLSTSGNSACSPDNVSSASGADAGKIEEMEKMLKEAHAEKSRMMESREQEMELRRQALEDERRRREQLERRLQDETARRQKLIEKEVKMREKQFAQARPLTRYLPIRKEDFDLRSHIESSGHSVDTCSHVILSEKMCKGYLVKMGGKIKSWKKRWFVFDRLRRTLSYYADKHETKLKGLIYFQAIEEVYYDHLRSAAKKGFFSLSLASHLADFLPAPFSGESPNPALTFCVKTHDRLYYMVAPSAEAMRIWMDVIVTGAEGYTQFLN, from the exons ATGGAGACCTGTAACCGCAATGTGGCCAGCCCAGCTGGTCGAGTGCAGGCACGTCTTCAG AACAGTCTTCTAGACCTGACTGAGACAGGCAAAGGCCTGAAAGTGCAGACTGAAAAGCCACATCTGGTGAGCCTGGGCAGTGGGCGCCTCAGCACTGCCATCACTCTCCTGCCTCTGGAAGAAG GCAAAACTGTGCTGGGCTCAGCCGCCGGGGACATTGTGCTGCAGGGGGCCGGCGTGGCACCCAAGCACTGCTTCATTGAGAACATGCACGGGACTCTCACTCTGCACCCCTGTGGCAACCCGTGCGCCATAGATGGCTTGGCAGTCACACGCCCCACACGCCTTTCTCAAG GGTGTATGATCTGCCTGGGCCAGTCGACCTTCCTTCGGTTCAACCACCCGGCTGAGGCAAAGTGGATGAAAAGCATGATTCCCAGCGTGGGGCGAAGCCCTGCTCCCCAGCATGGGCTCACAGCAG AGGCCCAGAGCCTTCTGAACGGCAACCAAGATACGGCAAAGGCTTCCCGGCACAGCCACAGCGCCCTGGTCAGCTCCATCGAGCGGGACTTGCAGGACATCATGGATTCCCTTGTGTTGGAGGAGGAAGGCAGCACCCCTAGGCAGCTTCCCAGCAGCCGCGGCAACGCTCCGTCGCCAGACTCCTCCGTCGTGAATGGCAGGGGCGGGCGCTACCTGCTGTCCCCTCCCCAGAGCCCTGGCGCCATGTCTGTGGGATCCAGCTACGAAAACACCTCCCCgcccttctctcccctctcctctcccgcaagcagcagcagctgcgccAGCCACTCGCCTGGCACCCAGGACcagggccctgccctgcctccgGTGGTGCCCGTTCGCTCCTCTAGTTTCAACCACACCATGCTGACTCCTCACGGCGGGGCCAGCCTGGACCTGCCGAGCACCACCGGAGGCCCGAACCCAACACGGGGGCCGGGGAGCCCGCGGATGGCTCGGAGGGCCACACAGGAGAGTCCCCGGAGCCCCACGCCCAGCCGCAGGGCCCGGCCCTCGGGGGAGAACCCCCGCCCGGGCCCACGCAGCTCCCCTCCACCGGCATTGCCTGCCGGCCTGAGCGAGAGCCTGCCGGGCAGCCCTCGGGTGCAGCCACCCACTAGCCCACGCCTGGCCCCCAAATTCCAGTCGCCCTCCACCCTACGGACCAAGGCCACGGCTCTGCAGGAGAGGCCTCCCAGCCCTTTCCGGGAAGTGCGGGACACGCCTGCTGGCACCTCCCGCCAAGGGCTGGGGAAAGGCTTCCCGCCAGCTGAGCCTGCAGGGTTTGTACCCCTCAGCCAGTCGAGCCGGGCGCTGCAGCCCCCCGAGAGCCCCCGACTCAGCCGGCGGCCTCTGGAGAGCATGCGGGAACTGCCTCCTCTCAGCCCCGCCTTGTCCCGCCGGGCAGTGTCGCCAGCCCCTCACGGCGGCCCCCCAGTGCAGGCCAAGGCCGGCGAGGCCCCCTGTGGCTGGCGGAGGGAGCCTCCCGAGGACCTTGTGTCGGCCTCTTTCTCCTGTCTGCGGGGGCGCAGCCCCTCACCCACCCTGCTCGCCAGGGATCCTGGCCAACGCAAGCCCAGCTACGCAACTGGCCTGAGCCCCGCCTACAGCCTGGGCTCCCTGACCTCGGCCTCCCCACGCCAGAGCCCCCGCCTGCACCGGAAGTTGTCTGGGGGGCTGGAGCTGACGCCGGGGCCCCTGCGGGAGCGCAAGCACAGCATCTCGGAGCTCAGCGGCGACGAGGGGGAGCTGAGGGAATACCATCGCTGGCAGCGGCAGGAGCGGCTCCGGGAACAGGAGATGGAGCGGCTG GAGCGGCAGCGGCTGGAGACCATCCTGAGCCTGTGTGCCGAATACACTCATAGCGATGGCGATCCGGGCCAGGAGCACAGCACCTTCCCCAGCGCTACTGCCGAGGGCGCTGGCCAGCCGGGAAGGAGGCCCTCCAAGGGCTCCATCAGTCTTGGACGAGCGAAGGAGCAGCTGGTGGGAACCCTGGGCCTGCGGGAGAGGGAGAGCTTGGAGCGCTCGGATGAGGACCACCTGAAGgaggaaagcagcagcactgaGAGTGCTGGCCAGGAG CACGAAGagccgcccagcaccaaagccagCCAGGAGGCGGCTCTGTTGGAGGAGGAGCGCACCAGGGTCCTGGCCACCGTCGATCAGCTGAAGAGCCGAGCTAaggagctggagcagcagctgcaggaaaCAGCCCGGGAG GCGGAGATGGAGCGGGCCCTCCTGCAAGGCGAGCGGGAGGCCGAGCTGATCCAGCTGCAGCAGGAGCAGAAGGCAGTGCAGCAGTTGCAGGAGCGTATGTCTGGTCTGGACGCCGCCATCCACCGGGACAAG GAGAGGGCAAAGGTTGATGCTGAAAGGAAGGAACTTGAGCGACTGCGGGCACTGTACTCTGAGCTCAAGCACCAGCTTGATAACTGCCCTGAGTCAATGAGGGAGCAGTTGCAGGACCAGATGCAAAGG GAAGCGGAGGCCCTGGAGACGGAGACGAAGCTGTTTGAGGACCTGGAGTTCCAGCACCTGGAGAAGGAGAGCCGCCTGGAGGAGGAACGCGAGATGCTCAGCCAGCAGCTCCTGCACAGCAAAGCCGAGAGCCACCGCAGCGTGGCACGGAGGAAG GAACGCCTGGCAGCGCTGGAGAGTCAAGCCAACCAGATCAGGCTGCAGGCTGCTCAGGAGGCTGACCGGCTGGGCAAGGAGAAAGCCACCACCTTGCAGATGCTACAGAAG GAGAAGGAGACCCTCCTTACGCTAGAGAGACGGTACCGGGTGCTGACTGGTGGCTCCGGCTTCCCCAAGGCCTCTGCAGCTCTGCGAGAG TACGTGACAACTGACCAGCTGGCAGTGATTCTGGGCAGCGTCAGGTCGGCTGTAGGGCTTGCCCACTCCCCCAGCCCCCCCGCGCCAGACTCCGCTGCTTCTGCCCTGCCAGCGGCACTGCTCTGCTCCTCCAGCTGCCCCCAG AGAGAGCCGTGGTGGGCAGAGAGCACAGTGCGGCTGCCACTTTCCGCCCAGGAGCTCCCAGCTGGCTTTGAGGCTGAAGCAGACCCCCCTGCTgcttgtctctcctcctcctcctcccctcctcctcctcctctgcctgctaaAGCTCACTCGTCTCCAGACCCGCGACAG GTCTATCGCTCCAAGATGGATGGTGGCTCCAGCAGCTTGGCTTGGCCCAAAGGAGGCAGCTCCTCCTCGCAGCTCAACGTGGCCACTCTGGGACGCAGCCCTTCACCCAAG AGCTCCCTGTCCCCACAAAACGGCACCGGCAGCCTCCCTCGGAATCTGGCCAGCACCCTGCAGGATATCGAGAGCAAGCGCCAACTGGCCCTTCAGCAAAAGG GCCAACAGGTGATTGAGGAGCAGCGGAGGCGCTTGGCCGACCTGAAGCAGAAAGCGGCGGCTGAGGCTCAGTCCCAGTGGGAGGCCCTGCATGGGCAGCCCCTTCCCCCTTCTCCGTACTCCCCCCTCATCCACCACTCCATCCTCCATCACCACCCACCGGGGGGCCTGGGCCTGCGCGCCAACGACGACGGGGAGCGTGCCTACGACACCCTCAGCCTGGAGAGCTCCGACAGCCTCGACACCAACCTGTCCACGAGCGGCAATTCCGCCTGCTCCCCGGACAACGTCTCCAG CGCCAGCGGGGCAGATGCAGGGAAGATCGAGGAGATGGAGAAGATGCTGAAGGAGGCCCACGCGGAGAAGTCGCGCATGATGGAATCGCGG GAGCAAGAGATGGAGCTGCGGCGCCAGGCCCTGGAGGACGAGCGGCGGAGGCGGGAGCAGCTGGAGCGGCGTCTTCAGGATGAGACGGCACGGCGGCAGAAGCTCATCGAGAAGGAGGTCAAGATGCGAGAAAAGCAGTTTGCCCAG GCCCGCCCTCTGACGCGCTACCTGCCTATCCGCAAAGAGGACTTCGACCTGCGTTCGCACATTGAATCATCTGGCCACAGCGTGGACACCTGCAGCCACGTTATCCTCTCCGAGAAGATGTGCAAAGGCTACCTGGTCAAGATGGGGGGTAAAATCAAGTCCTGGAAGAAGCGATGGTTCGTTTTTGACCGCCTGCGGCGCACTCTCTCCTACTATGCAG ACAAGCATGAGACGAAGCTCAAGGGCCTCATCTACTTCCAGGCCATTGAGGAGGTTTATTACGATCACCTGCGCAGCGCAGCCAAG aAGGGATTCTTCTCTCTCAGCCTGGCCAGT CACCTAGCCGactttctccctgcccccttcaGTGGAGAG AGCCCCAACCCCGCCCTCACCTTCTGCGTCAAGACCCACGACCGCCTCTACTACATGGTGGCCCCATCGGCCGAGGCCATGCGCATTTGGATGGATGTCATCGTGACAGGAGCCGAGGGCTACACGCAGTTCCTGAACTGA